The genomic window TCAGCCGATGCAGCTCGGAAGTCATGCTATCGCAAAGAAAAAGCAATCTGTTCTTCCGACTGAAGCAGTCTGATCTACCTACTTACAATACAAGATAGCAAAATATCACGCATTTTGCATGGATCAAGATATTTTTTTGGGGGGCCTACAACATGTAATCTAACAATATTGAGATATTTTCTTTATCTGTCACGTCCCGAATATAGTAAGATTGCTCTTTTAGATATCATGTGTAAATTAAGGTAATTAGTCTTCACAGAATAAGTTTGTCAGTAAATTACGGCGCTTTCAATCGCGAGTGCGGCAACTGAAATGAATACATCCGAAACGATTGCTTCTGGTAAATTAAACCGTGAGTATCTCTGGTTAGGAGTTGTTTTAGTCGTAGCAGGTTTCTTTCGATTTTCTTATCTTAATCAAGTGTCATACTGGTTTGATGAAAGCTTCACCCTGAAAATGGCGGAGTTCCCACTTCTGGATATGGTGGAAAGAAATATGCATGATGACGACAACCCGCCCTTGTACTATCTGACATTAAAACTCTGGGTATATCTATTTAGCAACTATCTTACCGCACCACGTATTTTAAGTGCGCTCTGCAGTATGACTACTGTTGCTGGAACATACTTTCTCGTCAAAGAAGCCTATCAGACATCATCAGATAGTAGGCCAAAACCAGATTCTCGTTACGCCGCACTTCTGGCCGCAGTACTTGTTTCGTTAAGTCCGCTTCAAATCAGTTGGGCGCAACAGGTTCGCATGTATGCGATGGCTCCGACGTTTGCCGTCTGGTCAAGCTACTTTTTATTTCGAGCCATGTTTCGAAAAAACAGTGGAAAAGGGAGTTGGATCCTGTTTACTCTCCTCTCCGTCTTGCAGGCGTACACTCACTATTTTGGTTTATTTATTGCGATCGCCCAATATGGTTTTGCCTTGGGGTATGTTGGATATCAACGCTTGAACCAGCGAGAGAAAAAAGTTTCACTGCAGACAGTATTGATCTCGGGAATTACGTTCTATTTTCTATTTCTCCCCTGGTTACTGGTCTTTCTAGAACACCGGGAAAGAGTAGATGTGAAAATGCCTACTGCAGATATCACATGGCCCTATATTGGGACCAGACTGGCAATGTCTTTTGATCTGCGATGGTTTTACAGTGTCACTCCTGTGACGGGAGTGTTGGTGGCCCAGTTCTTTTTGATTGTTTTTTTGATGTTAGCAATTCAGCGTCGGCCCGCTGATTATTTTGTGATACTGACGACGCTGCTACCGTTTCTTGCTGCTGCGATCGTATCCCTCTATATGAGGACTGTTTTTGTTCCCCGGTATCTAATTTCGGCACAGGTGTTTGCTCTGATTTCGATTGCTGTTGCAGTTAGTAATATTCCATGGAAGATATTTCGCAGGACTGGTATTCTACTGGTCCTGATAGCTATGGGTTGGCTGGCAAAAGAGCAATATTTAACTAGAACACTCAATGTCTCGCTACCAGGCATGCGTGGGGCTGTGACCTACTTGAACGATCAGCGCGAGCCAGAGGAAACCGTAATTGTTTGTAATCCCATGTTGTTTACATCCATTGTGTTCTATATTGATGATAGGGATCAACTTTTTACACAAGGAACTCCCCGTGGTTATCCTTATTATCAAGGAACAGCAGTGATGCGCGATGATGAGTATCTAAAGATTTCTGAATTGAAGAATCAATCTCATACGCGGGTCTGGACTTTCGATGCTGATAAGTGGTTTGGGCATACCTGGATGGTCAATTTACCACCTGGATGGCATGAGGTCAGTCGAAAACGCTTCCAGGAATTCAATGCCGATTTCATCATACGTTGCTATGAGCACCAGCCCCCCAATCAAGTGGCAACAGATGTTCTTTAAAGCATACTCTATAGCCTTATTTAAGGTACCACCTCACAAACCACGCGAAAGCCGATAAAGCGATTGGACTTCCAGGGGGCAAGGATGGGATAATTGATCCGACAGAGTTCTCCGACAAAGATCCAGTCACTCCCACGAACGACTTTCAAAAAGCCTGAAGCGGGTCCCTGTGGATTTTTCTTTGGGGAACGACTGTAATAACTGCGGTCAAACCAGTCAGAACACCATTCAAATACGTTTCCCCGCATGTCGTACAATTGGAATTCGTTGGGTGAATAACTACCAACCGGCTGAATCTCCAAAGGGGGTTCCAAGCCAGCGTTCTCACCAGTTTGCTGATGAGTTTTTCTGGCTGCGAGCCAGTCATAAGCCTCGGACTTCCCTGTACGACAGGCGTATTCCCATTCCGCTTCCGTTGGGAGGCGATATCTGCGACCCGAGGCTTGTTCTTCTGGAAGTTCACTGAGACGTTGGCAAAATTCCGATGCCTCATTCCAATTAACCTGCTCGACTGGAAAATGATCAACGCTGTTTCGCAATTGGTTAATTTCATGAAAGCTGGGGTTGTTGGCCATTACCGCTTCGTATTGTTGTTGTGTGACTTCATACTGGCCCATATTAATTGGCTCAGGGATTTGGACCAGGTGAACGGGACATTCTTCTGGAGGCACTGAGCCGTTTCCCACATCAGGTATTCCCATCTTATATTCACCTGCAGGAAGTACCACAAAGCTCATACCCAGGGAGTTCTTAAACGATTTACCTGGCGAAATTGTTTCTGGCAACTTTTCCACCTGATCGACTTTGGCGTCCGGAGGCGGCTCCAGATCACTTAAGCGGGATTCGAACTGATCGGAGAGTATCTCAGCCGGTGTTTCCCGGGAATGCATCACATGCCAGAGACCGCGGTCTACCTGATCATGCACGAAACGAACGGCTCCATCTAAAAACAATACATTTACTCCCTGTTCATGCATACTGCGAGCAGTAGCCTGATCATTTCGGTCCACATAATGTACGCAAGGCATGCGTGCTTCTTTCAGTGCTTCAGCTCCAATGACTGTATGCAGTCTGCCGCAGCCGAGAACATCATCCGATCGTGCCCATTGATTATTAGGGCCACCATCATCCCCAGAGATCCCATGTGCAGACGTGATACTTCCACCAATTTGCCCTAGAGACCATATACCTCTTGCATCCAGTGGATGAATACCTGCACGAACCTCTTCCAACGCAACAAGGGTTGATTGACCATTTTTGAAATCATCGTAAGAAAAAGAACGATTGATCCCTGCAATCCCTGATCCAGCATATTGAAATACTCGTCGGTCCGCGTCAGCAATGATTTGCACTCCCTCTCCAGCTGGCCTTGAGGAAGTGCCTATATCGGGACGGTGGCACTGGGTACCGAGATTGATCGCATAATTCCCCCGGGCGAATTCCACCTGCGGAGGCTCATCAGGAAATAGCTGAAATAGGTGGTAATTATCCAGACGGTTGTAACTATCAGAAGGACAACGCATTTCATCCAACATGGTAGTGCGTATCTGTGTGTTTTCATCTGCACCAATTGGTTGAGAAATATCATAAATATCGGCCAGACCGGGTTGTCCGATATGAGGCAGGAGTAAAATTGCCCAGTTCTGATAAGTGAGTAAATCGACACGGCGATTCTGATTGAGCATCATGGAACGATATCGCCCCGGATGCCAGTTCGCAGCTGGAGGGAGTGATTGAAAGTTATCATGGTACTGTCTCAGTGCCACACCCAGATCATGCAGACGATTTACGCATGCGGAATATCGTGCACTCTCCCGAGATGAGAGAATTGCAGGCAAAGCGAGAGCCAGAAATAATACAAGTAAAGCAGAGATGATAATTAACTCAATTCTGCCGAGGCCATTTCTAGCGGTGAGTCGATCATGATTCCATCGAGAACCAGCTGAATATTGGGATTCCATTTTCATTTTGATCCTTGGCTCGTCTTTCGGCGTAAAAAGAAAATAGCCACTCCCACCAGGAGGAAGACATTCAAAGTTCCCAATACCGGAAACAACCATTTTGAACCATCGTCCGCTGTTGTGCGTCCCACGGCTCTACGATGCCTTTCCGCAATCAATTCTGCCGCTTTGTGTGATTCAATGTACTCGTCCAAGTCCAGAGACTGATCCTGGTTCTGATCATCTTGAAAAAACTTGTCTTCGGCCCGGGCCAGTCGGATTTGATAACTGCGATAGGCTCTGACATCAGATTGTTCGGGAACCGAGTCGGTAAATACCTCTTCAAAAGTGAGTTTTCCATCTCCATTTAAATCAGCGACAGCAAAATATTTATCGGGAGGGATTTTTGCCGGGTTGTATCGAAATTCAATTTCATCTAACTCGAGCTGACCGTTATTGTTGCGATCATACCGCTTAAACAGTTCCCAAGATAAACCAATCAACTGAGGAG from Gimesia sp. includes these protein-coding regions:
- a CDS encoding SUMF1/EgtB/PvdO family nonheme iron enzyme, which translates into the protein MKMESQYSAGSRWNHDRLTARNGLGRIELIIISALLVLFLALALPAILSSRESARYSACVNRLHDLGVALRQYHDNFQSLPPAANWHPGRYRSMMLNQNRRVDLLTYQNWAILLLPHIGQPGLADIYDISQPIGADENTQIRTTMLDEMRCPSDSYNRLDNYHLFQLFPDEPPQVEFARGNYAINLGTQCHRPDIGTSSRPAGEGVQIIADADRRVFQYAGSGIAGINRSFSYDDFKNGQSTLVALEEVRAGIHPLDARGIWSLGQIGGSITSAHGISGDDGGPNNQWARSDDVLGCGRLHTVIGAEALKEARMPCVHYVDRNDQATARSMHEQGVNVLFLDGAVRFVHDQVDRGLWHVMHSRETPAEILSDQFESRLSDLEPPPDAKVDQVEKLPETISPGKSFKNSLGMSFVVLPAGEYKMGIPDVGNGSVPPEECPVHLVQIPEPINMGQYEVTQQQYEAVMANNPSFHEINQLRNSVDHFPVEQVNWNEASEFCQRLSELPEEQASGRRYRLPTEAEWEYACRTGKSEAYDWLAARKTHQQTGENAGLEPPLEIQPVGSYSPNEFQLYDMRGNVFEWCSDWFDRSYYSRSPKKNPQGPASGFLKVVRGSDWIFVGELCRINYPILAPWKSNRFIGFRVVCEVVP
- a CDS encoding glycosyltransferase family 39 protein; this encodes MNTSETIASGKLNREYLWLGVVLVVAGFFRFSYLNQVSYWFDESFTLKMAEFPLLDMVERNMHDDDNPPLYYLTLKLWVYLFSNYLTAPRILSALCSMTTVAGTYFLVKEAYQTSSDSRPKPDSRYAALLAAVLVSLSPLQISWAQQVRMYAMAPTFAVWSSYFLFRAMFRKNSGKGSWILFTLLSVLQAYTHYFGLFIAIAQYGFALGYVGYQRLNQREKKVSLQTVLISGITFYFLFLPWLLVFLEHRERVDVKMPTADITWPYIGTRLAMSFDLRWFYSVTPVTGVLVAQFFLIVFLMLAIQRRPADYFVILTTLLPFLAAAIVSLYMRTVFVPRYLISAQVFALISIAVAVSNIPWKIFRRTGILLVLIAMGWLAKEQYLTRTLNVSLPGMRGAVTYLNDQREPEETVIVCNPMLFTSIVFYIDDRDQLFTQGTPRGYPYYQGTAVMRDDEYLKISELKNQSHTRVWTFDADKWFGHTWMVNLPPGWHEVSRKRFQEFNADFIIRCYEHQPPNQVATDVL